The Amblyomma americanum isolate KBUSLIRL-KWMA chromosome 2, ASM5285725v1, whole genome shotgun sequence genome contains the following window.
AAAGCAAGGACTCGGGCCAGCGACCTTAATATGCGCAGCCAAAGCcggtgagccaccgcggcgggtcgcattTAAATCGAGATGGTTGCTCACACCAAGCAAATATAAAAGTACTCCCCTTCCGCGATAAGATACATCCGCACACTTAAATCCGCACACTTGGATGCTATCTGAGGCGGAAGAAGGGTGATCTCCTCCTGAGGCATGTTGCTCTCGTCGGGCTCGAGTCACATCCATCGAGACTGCCGCCTTTGAGGGACAACTTGATTCAGCTTTAGTTATTTGTTTTGCAGTGACCCTTTACCCCGCAGCACCAAGGCATCAGAGAAGGGGAGCGGGCGTCACAGTGCTGCACATGACATGAGATTATACAATTCCAAAAGCTCGTGCGAATAATACCGCACGGCTATTTTTTGCTGTGTTGATGATTGTTCGTTTAAGAAGACGCATTTATTGATGAGAAAATCGGATTTAAGAAGGAAGGATTTGGTGGATGGAAAGGAAGTACTAGAGGTTTTATATATTCTTGGCAGTATTAAAGCTTTAATACAATACTGCTTCAATGTTTCAGTGGTTTCGTTGGGCATATTCGACAATTTCATGATTTCATGGATTTTGTTCTTTTCGCTCTTTTCAACCATCAACTTCTTTAATGCGTAAGGTTGTTCTACGGCACAGATctcttaatcatcatcatcatcgtaagactgaatacacccactgcagggaaaaggcctctcccatgtctctccaattaaccccgtcgtttgccagctgcgcctaccatatgcctacaaacttcttgatctcatccgcccacctaaccttctgccgccccctgctacgcttacattctcttggaatccactccgctgcccaaggaccagcggttgtcttgctttcgcattatatGAACTGCCATGAACCAGCTTCTGTTCCCTCagccattctgcccgcttccggtctctcaacggtacacctataatttttctttccataactcgccGCGTTGTCCTAGAGCGACGCTAATGATTCGAACAGTTTGTTTCCTCTTTTCGTGTCTGCCGAGGTATCATTATGATAACGCTCCTAGTGTAGTTGGCATAGTTTTGGGTAGCTGCGAGTTGGACCGTGGAGAGCCATCGTCATCGGCGTAGAAGATTGTCGTCGATGCTTGCGCCAGTAAATACTGTACTGCCAATTAAAGCCTGCAGTCGCGGAACAGCGCGGCCATCGTCCGTGTGAGCATGAACTTGGAGAGTGACCTCACCTGCGTCTCCTGGGCCGCTCCGCTGTCGGCGGGGACCACGTGCGAGTTGATGTAGTAGTACTCTGGCGCGCGGCGGCAGGGCAGCGCCTCGTGTGCGTAGGCGCACGTCAAGCTGAGCTGGTTGAAGACGGTCTCGTTCGGGCACAGGTAGGCGGCGTGCAGCACGAACTGGTTGTTCTCCGGGTCGGCGAACGGCTCGCAGTAGTGGAAGAGCGAGCAGTTGCTCGGGTCCCCGTAGTAGCCGAAGATGCGCCCCTCGCACGAGAAGCCCGCCtcgccgccgttgctgctgctgttgagcgCCTCGGCCACCACCGTTGCGTTCCCAGCAGCCTCGGTCACAGTCGGGCCCGGCTCCGGCTGCGCGGACCAAAGCGCGTCACCACAACTACGGAGCCGATCCATTGTGGTCAGGAGACCGCAGTCACTGCGACTAACGCTGCTCCTTGCTAAGACCGACAGCTCTCGTTCTCAACGAGGCTGGCTGAAGTGAACTGTGAGCCCTCTCCTGAGTGAAATGTTGAGGAGCGAGTTGCGAGTGCGAATGCACGTCAAAGTTCGTTGCGGCCTCCCACCGCACGCGTCCACTCAGTACGGGGCTGTTTCGCGTAAATGCTATGTCGGATCGAGGGCGCAGCGACcgcggaaaaaacaaccatcACGCATAGCAGAGACGTCGGCCTGTATGCTTTAAAGCGAATGATTTACTACACtgctccgtagcttcttcgcggTGTGCGCGAGTTGGACCCTGAACCTAGGGGAACCCACGCGACAGCTATAACGCCACTCAGCCGCCGCCTCCGAAACCGAGGTGCTCGTCTGTCTTTCTATCGGCCGTCGACGTTCATTGTGTTGattggcgttggtgttgacaacgttctagactccaatgagtatgaagaaaggaagggagcataactggcgtcctgggtcagtggacgcctcaatcgcgctttcaggtacgtggggtggtgtgagagagagaggtgggctgcatgcattagcgcttacaacGTTGAGCCGGACAAGCGACAGTGCAGAAAtatgccgcagcgttcattgggtgaccaaccattatttaactgccacctgccagggtggcttCCTATCTAGtgggcggaacgcactcaacgttgacAGACGACAAGCCGCGTCTGCTTACcagatacaccacagctttcgctctctaaccagcttCAGCAGTAGTTCAACGcagcatatttttttctgtaggaaCCGTGCATAGGGCACGAGTGTAAAATGCCAAAACACGCGCTCAATGATCCCCTTTATTCGTTCACTGACCGCCCTGCttattttgtgcattttcgaaggAAGTGCTCGGCAGTGGAGCGAACGCGCAGCTGATATC
Protein-coding sequences here:
- the LOC144122193 gene encoding uncharacterized protein LOC144122193; its protein translation is MPSISLGSHRSVAGVTGTHRGQCAAWPMLLVVVVLLAGSWAAPTTPEPGPTVTEAAGNATVVAEALNSSSNGGEAGFSCEGRIFGYYGDPSNCSLFHYCEPFADPENNQFVLHAAYLCPNETVFNQLSLTCAYAHEALPCRRAPEYYYINSHVVPADSGAAQETQSTTTEAGGSTTAAPPTTTTGDQAATS